From Thamnophis elegans isolate rThaEle1 chromosome 12, rThaEle1.pri, whole genome shotgun sequence, one genomic window encodes:
- the LOC116515735 gene encoding interferon-inducible GTPase 5-like: MGNLVLKDAVRREFEDLKSDLNQGNIPKVAAEYQKQLNEMMSLPLNIAVTGDAGVGKSSFVNAFRGVSDDDNEAAEVGPGKETRELKAYLHPSFPNIKIWDLPGIGTYKVKAAEYLKKVQFERYDVFILVISDRFTENNAMLAKEIQRMKKKFYYMCSKIDVTINNEKRKRNFNMENTLATMRKYCEDSLKEAVGVSSSVFLVSNRKIYMYDFPHLHGRIAAELPDHKKDILTLAVHIFSENELMRKKELMKSYIKKVALISCACGAVPVPGLSMACDVGILIDVLRRFCRVFGLDDRSLRFLALQMGKEFQELRSAIKKTPLANAINADLVFSLLTKSSLWVAVLMVEMALDIIPLIGSVFGGASSYIVTYYFLNSFLDDAVEDAQNVRAKLLQQPESQRKFKDTSQNLL; the protein is encoded by the coding sequence ATGGGCAATCTAGTTCTAAAGGATGCTGTAAGGAGAGAATTCGAAGATTTAAAGAGCGATTTGAATCAAGGCAATATCCCCAAAGTGGCAGCAGAATACCAAAAACAGTTAAATGAAATGATGAGTCTGCCCCTTAATATCGCAGTTACTGGAGATGCCGGTGTTGGGAAATCCTCTTTTGTCAATGCCTTCCGAGGTGTAagtgatgatgataatgaagCAGCCGAGGTTGGGCCAGGGAAAGAAACCAGGGAGCTAAAGGCCTATCTTCACCCTTCATTCCCTAATATAAAAATATGGGACCTCCCAGGGATCGGAACCTATAAGGTTAAAGCAGCGGAATATCTGAAGAAGGTCCAATTTGAAAGATATGATGTCTTTATTTTGGTTATTTCTGATCGTTTTACTGAAAACAATGCTATGCTGGCAAAGGAAATCCAAAGAATGAAGAAGAAGTTTTACTATATGTGTAGCAAAATTGATGTCACTATCAACaatgaaaagaggaaaaggaatttCAATATGGAAAACACCTTGGCGACTATGAGGAAATATTGTGAAGATAGTTTGAAAGAGGCAGTTGGGGTTTCCTCAAGTGTGTTTCTGGTATCCAACCGGAAGATATACATGTATGATTTCCCTCACCTGCACGGGAGAATAGCCGCTGAACTGCCTGATCAcaaaaaagatattttaacaCTGGCTGTGCATATTTTCTCAGAAAATGAATTGATGAGGAAAAAAGAGCTAATGAAATCTTATATAAAGAAGGTAGCCTTGATATCTTGTGCTTGTGGAGCGGTGCCTGTCCCGGGTCTCTCTATGGCTTGTGATGTTGgaattttgatagatgttctgagACGTTTCTGCAGGGTGTTTGGCTTAGATGACCGGTCCCTCCGCTTTCTGGCACTTCAGATGGGAAAAGAATTTCAAGAGCTGAGGTCGGCTATTAAGAAAACCCCCTTAGCCAACGCAATCAATGCAGATTTGGTTTTTTCTCTCTTGACAAAGTCATCTCTCTGGGTCGCCGTATTGATGGTGGAAATGGCTCTTGATATTATACCTCTTATCGGGTCTGTGTTTGGTGGTGCGAGTTCATACATAGTCACGTATTATTTTCTGAACAGCTTTCTTGATGATGCTGTGGAAGACGCCCAAAATGTTAGAGCAAAACTTCTTCAGCAACCAGAATCCCAGAGAAAGTTTAAAGACACCTCCCAAAACCTCCTCTGA